ggatttttttcaatatttaataaattatatatttttttgatacaaatgtactatattgatattgataattaagCAATATTATTTGACACAAAGTCAAACAACcttttacgatattttgaacaataacACATTGAAATGCAATAATTGACACCTTCAAATTTGATATAGCTGTGATagataatactgtaatagggtaatattatcatataattattatacatacaatatacaatatacatgcatGTTTTTTGGGAGCTATAGTTTACCGTTgaccaaattttaatatgctaatattataatttttttaactgtttatattgtacattataattactattttcaaGTTGAAAtggttaatttatagttacatatttacatggACTTCATATCGTACTCGTAGATAAacctaaaattaaactatttttattttcagttcaaaaaaaaatacaaaatggaGTTCAAACAGTTCAAAGAATTTTCAACAGACATGATTGATTACGTgggaaattatttagaaaacattCGAGATCGgtaagcaataaaataataaatatttattacttagctgctcaaattacatatttagtgtaataaatatttatttgattttctcCTGCTGTgcaatatgatttaattgataagaaatgaaaattattaaaactattatattagtatttttattaattttaaaaacatatttaatttggcaaataaccttttaaaatataaagattataaatGTGAAGCCTACGTGACATAGGTATGatcctattaaattaataaattaatttcattaatactaatttattatagtaattattaacaataatgttatgtataatcAGTAgctaagtaaataaaaaaaatattatggacataaagaatattaaaatattataggtcaatattttaaataaaaaaatacaatttacactAGATTTGGGtacctaagtatatttaaCAACTTACGAACtaagcaatattttaatgttcattTTATCTACTGCTTaagtatattaacataatattatattgcaattttggtgtaaatatttagttttctattattattagatatttattttttggaaacTTACATAATGTTAACATACTAAACGGACTTCgtggattttataaaaatgttgttgtgttaaaatatttttaaacgacaATGTTagtgattatacatttaaaccaGTAAATGATTACCAAAGAAATACGTAATTTATACTTGCAAAATACGTCATGTGCATAGAATAAGAgtagtattttaatgtttttagaatCAGGGAATTTGATGACTAATACTAGTcgacataatattacgatattattttttggaattaattaacattacaGGAAAGTATTGTCATCGGTAAAACCTGGTTACTTAAGACCACTTTTACCAACTGAGGCGCCTAATGATCCCGAAAACTGGAAAGATGTGATGTCGGACGTCGAAAAACTGATTATGCCAGGGGTAAGCACtagatatttatcaataatacgtattgttgcaatatttaattttattaaataaattgcccGTTTTCTATAGGTTACTCATTGGCATTCTCCAAGATTTCACGCTTATTTCCCTACTGCAAACAGCTACCCGGCCATCGTTGCTGACATACTGAGCGATTCAATTGCTTGCATAGGATTTTCAtgggtaaaattaaaattaatttaactttgaaaATTCACCAGAATTATTAAcgatttttgtgaaaaattgaactaattatttttactaaacattattaaattgatgacgattagaataatatataaaactttattgttaatattatttatatatatatatatgcctaCAATTCTAGTCTTCAAGAtgtgtatctattattatcaatattttttttttattgatttactgGTTTGACGTATATCTAAATGGTTATATCACGTATATGCACATCATATACTtaggtatgtaataattaataaatattaactaaaaatatatctacaaaAGTCAATTTTACTTAAACTACTTaccgttatttttatttttaaatcttatataataagttattagtttttggtttttatcaaCCGCATTTAATTCgttcacattatattttagttaaattatttggcTTTAAGTCTTTATTATACTGTgacacaattaattattaatcaataattaattaaagataTTGTGGATTAtgagtggtttttttttttacttaatcagattttaacaaaaatgatgAATGTTAAACatagtatctatttattaCCAGTGTTGGATCAATGCataatacattcaatattcataaatgcattcaaatattcgatttaaatttatcatgaaTGTAAATGCAAATTGAATGTAGTTATATGTTTAAActgttacttttaaaataatagacgaCAGTATGTTAATACGACatagatacaattattattattattaagatttttaatataacttagcacagtaatagttattttttatcattttcgtAAACactcatacaaataaaaaaattttaaatataattttaatgaattttttttaatgaaatgcgAGTAAATTCTTGCTTTTAATTAATGTGaatccatttattttttaaaaaaaaatatgacttttTATTAGAtggttaaattaattcatattattatgtgctttAGATATCAAGCCCAGCGTGTACTGAATTGGAAGTGGTCATGATGGATTGGTTGGCTAAAATGATAGGCTTACCAGAAATTTTCTTAGCCTCTGCTGGCCTGGGAGGAGGTGGAGTAATTCAGGTGCGCATAATgtgatactattaataattcaaatatttttaaaaatctaaaatatatatcaaaaatgcGTCACAGTAAACCAATGTatgcttattaaattataatagaataggtatggaaaaattggaaaataaaataaatgtttgaagtttatttcactttttatataaataaaattatcgataatCATAACGTGACATtgaaatacgagtataagTTTAGGTATTTCAAAACgggttgttttatttaactgaaatgtaaaaatacaaagCTACATACCTTAAGCTAGAaaccttttatttattataatattatagatttccCTAGTaacttttttacaataaaaaataacttatttattagtttttggtaaaattctaaataaaataagttgatatttcataactagttattcatatttctaaacatttttatttatatcaataatattaattattgcattacgcataatattatatctaaatacatgcccaaaaataaatgttgtaaaatgTTCAGGTTTGTATTTTCTGAACCTTGGAAATTAAACtgtgaaatttaaacatttaacaaatttcaaaatatatgctATTCTAAAAACCTGTTTAGTTAGAATCTTAACGCTACAACTGAATCCTAtcgtaaaaatacaataattttttgttttattgacgTAATGATGATCATTACTTATTTAGGTACtggttgataaaaattaaaattcctaCCCAATATGACAATATGTTAGGTACAACGAGAGTATAGGTGATTgtcgattttttaaaactaaaaaaacatgaagcaatcaaattattttattttcaaattttctttttaaatttctatacgattatttttattatacagacaTATAGTAGGGTATTTCCTATGATCACGTATTCTAtcaccaatattataataaatagtcatACTTAGGTAAAatgctatttaaatatattaaaattataatattatagattattttgcTCATAATAAGATATTCTTAAAtgcatttgaatatttttaaaatacattagttaatttaatataaaaattaaccctGAGTAgatttttattcgattttaatcaaattcaaTAACACTGCAATAGTgcaatgtaggtatatatttcatatattatattggcgtATAATTGTATGGCCAATGGCCATTACCCATTCCTAATCAAGTGATGATTGTAATTTTCTATcagttcaatatttaaaattgtttttcataagttaaaggtttaatttatttttacctatttctATTTTGAACCACTATATTAAGGTATCTAATAGAAATGAAATTTCTCAACCtccaacaaaaattatttaacctaGCTGTTATTACTAAcagaattagaaataaataataaaacataatataaattattttactaatttatttatttcatttactgGTGTTGGAGtagtataaaagaaaaaccttgttataatttgttcaaTACATAAGGTAATATCTACGAGTGTTTTGTTCGTAAATATATCTGCACTCTGCAACACTGCGTATGGTTCGACGTATATTTTcgtgcaatttattattattattttgataaacgtCCAAATTTTAAACCAGGCACTAACACAGTCCCacagtcaaataataatacgatttttgACGAATATAGGGCACGGCCAGTGAAGCCACTTTGGTGGCGTTGCTGGGCGCCAAGGCACGGATACTGCAGATCATGAAACAGGCGGATCCGACGCTCGTGGACGTGGACGTCGTGCCCAAGCTGGTCGCGTACTCGTCCGAGCTGTCCCATTCGTCTGTGGAGCGCGCTGGCCTGCTGGGAGGCGTGTTGCTCCGCGCCCTGGACACGGACGGTGAGCATAAACTTCGCGGTGACACGTTGCGTGACGCCATCGCCAAGGACCGCGCGGATGGCCTGATCCCGTTCTTTGTGGTGGCCACCCTGGGCACTACCAGCTGCTGTTCGTTTGACCGCCTGGACGAGATCGCCGAGGTGGGCAATGCCGAGAACATTTGGGTGCACGTGGACGCCGCGTACGCTggtaattctaataataacacCTAGAGACGTGAGCCAAGTACATTTTCGGGCGTCAAGCGTTTGGgcgagttttaaaaaattgcaatATGTTTAGGCGACCATTTTTCCTTTTGACGGCAGTTCTAACACACTGAACAGTTAAATTATGATCAGTAGTTGGTTCGTGAtcataatgtacctatattattatttgaaaaagacaatagtttttttatcgatGGTATATAGAATTCACTATAACACACTCTCAGTACATTTTCTGCTTGTACAccaaaaaacgaaaataccCGTTTTTCAAGTGGCAAgattcactaaaaatataattttcaattgaaataggtacatagtttattttgttttgtattaaaatatattcaattttaagattCCTTTTTGGCATAAACTCACTAACACTTATAATACAAGTTCCGTTTGTCTCGCTTCAACAAATTATAAGAAACTCGCCCAAAcacattacttttattatacggTAAAAAGGAAATAACGTAAATTACTAGGTGTTTATcaggtaaatttttttactgtcGTAAGAATTGAGCGatccataattttaaatgtttttacaaacgtaataactacaaattataatttagatgcAATTAcctagtacatattattaatataaatatatgtaataatgtattatttcggTAGTCTTTAagactatacatattatatatagtattcagTGGCGTCGGAGAAGGGGGGCAGAGGGGGCAATTGACCCCTCAGATATAATCCAAAGGGGAAAAGTATACTATTGCCCCCCCAtactacattaaaattaaagggtATACTCGTAAATTACGGTAATACGTTTAATTAATACGTTTACTTATTCAAAATTGGTCTTATTTTCCTGAATgtgcgtaataatattattatttcttttatatttaatttattatatttatatttatattatactataattatatcaatacattcatataattgaataatttttatattattatatactacctatatcaacattaaaaaaaataaaatatcaagaaaGGAATTCTGTTATtaatcacaaatatatatatatgcattataattgttattaggtttttatgttttgctCCCctcatgaaaaataattcctgCGCGCTGCG
This genomic stretch from Rhopalosiphum maidis isolate BTI-1 chromosome 3, ASM367621v3, whole genome shotgun sequence harbors:
- the LOC113555573 gene encoding LOW QUALITY PROTEIN: aromatic-L-amino-acid decarboxylase-like (The sequence of the model RefSeq protein was modified relative to this genomic sequence to represent the inferred CDS: deleted 1 base in 1 codon) gives rise to the protein MQLRTCSFKPAADPDAHFCTSRLPAITVAAVFRPEFPSRFKKKYKMEFKQFKEFSTDMIDYVGNYLENIRDRKVLSSVKPGYLRPLLPTEAPNDPENWKDVMSDVEKLIMPGVTHWHSPRFHAYFPTANSYPAIVADILSDSIACIGFSWISSPACTELEVVMMDWLAKMIGLPEIFLASAGLGGGGVIQGTASEATLVALLGAKARILQIMKQADPTLVDVDVVPKLVAYSSELSHSSVERAGLLGGVLLRALDTDGEHKLRGDTLRDAIAKDRADGLIPFFVVATLGTTSCCSFDRLDEIAEVGNAENIWVHVDAAYAGSSFVCPEYRHYMKGIELVDSFNFNPHKWLQVTFDCSAMWLRNPNYVINAFNVDPLYLKHELEGQMPDYRHWQIPLGRRFRSLKMWFVFRLIGVANLQKSIRKDINLALEFAKRLENDPNYELFNEVTMGLVCFRIKGSNEINEALLKEINERGKVYMVPSKVKGTFFLRMAICSRFTQIEDIDVTWNEVNEAGKTVLSK